TGCGCAGCCAGTCATGGTCAAGTGTAAGTGGGCTGACCAGGTAGGGACGGCCGGCAAATGCCAGCAGACCGATACGGTCATTGGGACGTTCTGAAATAAATTCATCCATTACTTTCTTTACAACTTCAAGTCGATTAGCTGGTTTTGAATTGAGAGTAAAATCCATAGCTTCCATGGAGCCTGAGACATCAACTGCCAGAATAATATCAATGCCTGATGCTTCTATTTCAGTGGTACTACTTCCCTGCTGCGGCCTGGCAAGGGCGAGGATCAGGAGAGAGAGCACGAGCAGGCGAAAGAGCAGGAGGAGAGTACCCGGTCGTGCCTTGGGTGTTGTTGCCAGGACCGCAGCGAGGGTCGTAGAAGAGAATTTCAACGCGGGTGCCTTTCCTTTCCTGCCGTAAAGGACGGCAAGAAGGGGAAGCAGGAGTAGAAGCCAGAGAAATTCGGGGTGGAGGAATCTCATTGCTGTCCCTCCTCTTTTCCCTTTGTCGGTCGGGTCTGTTCGATAAAGGAGACGATGGATTGTTCCATGCTCTCGATATCTTCCAGATCAGGTATCCGGTGAGCAAATTTGGCCAGATCACAGAGATGGAAACAGGTTTTCAGGGAATTATACCAGGTTGAAGGGATGCTGTTGTTTTCCTCCTCTCCCAGGGCCCGCAGGAATTCATTACTGGTCTGTCTGGTTGTTTTAAATCCGAAACGGGACTCCACATATTCCCGTAAAACGGCAGAAACCTGCTGTGTGTACTGCAGCGGCCGGGTGGCTTTTAATCCCGATGCGTTTCTCAGGTCCGCCAGGGCACGGTCCCAGGGAGTAATCCCTGGTGCTTCATGTTTTTTTCGGTTTTTCAAAAAAGTGATAAGAATAAAAGAGAGCGCAAGCAGGAGAAGAGCTGCGCCGCTGTAAAGCGCCCATGGCCTTTTAACGGGGAGGGGAACAGGGCCCCGGATGTCCCGCAGTTCGGTTGCTGCCTGGTTCTTTTGGCCGGTCTGGTGCTGTCCCGGTCCCGGGAGCAGTCGCAGGGACTGGCTGTCAGCCGAAACCGAAGAGACGGAAAAGGACAGGGTGATACCCGCAAAAAAGAGAGTGAGAAAAAGCAGCCTTTTCATGGAGCGACCCTCCCTTTCCGTTTACCGAAAAAACCTGTGAGAACAGGAAGGCAGGGAGCATCTGTGCTGAGATCCATTATGTCTATTCCCGCGGAACGTAGTGTTTTTTTCAGTTTTATTCTCCTGGTTTCAGCCAGTTCCGCGTACTGTTTGCGAATACGGGGGTCGGATGTGTCAAGTTCGATCTGCTCTCCGCTTTCCGCATCTTCCAGGGCCAGCCACCCCACATCGGGAAGGATGAATTCACGGGGATCGCTGACCACAACAGCGATAAGGTCATGGCGCCTGGCGGTAACCCGCAGCTTGGGGTGCAGGCTCTGGAGTGATGTTTCGAAATCGTCGCTGAAACAGAAATCAGAAAGGAGAAAGGTGACACATTTTCTCTTGATGACCCGATTGATGAAATCCAGGGGGAGCTTGAGATCAGTTTTTTTTCCTTTTGGTGAAAAGAAGAGGATTTCACGTATAATTCTGAGAATATGAGTTCTTCCCTTCTGGGGTGGAATATAGAGTTCCGTGAAGTCGGTAAAGAGCAGCAGCCCCACTTTGTCATTATTTTTCACTGCGGAAAAGGCAAGAATAGAACCTACCTCCGCCATTAGCTCACGCTTGGATATCTCTTTTGAACCGAAATCTCCGGAGCCGCTGATATCAATGAGCAGCATGATGGTCAGCTCCCGTTCTTCTGTGAACTTCTTCACGTGGGGAATCCCGGTGCGGGCAGTTACGTTCCAGTCGATGGAGCGGATATCGTCTCCTGGAACATATTCGCGCACCTCGTCAAAGTTCATCCCCCGTCCCTTGAAAACAGACTGGTAGCTTCCCGCCAGACTGTCGTTGACAAGTCTTTTGGTGCGGACTTCTATCCTCCTGACCTGTTTCAGGATTTTTCTGGTGAGCTGACTGTCCATTCTTCCGTTCTATGGTACCGGCACAGTGTCCAGGATTTTTCTGATGATATCCTCGCTGTTGATTCCTTCCGCCTCTGCCTCGTAGCTGATGCGAAGTCGATGGCGCATGACATCCACGGCACTGCTTTTCACATCATCCGGGGTTACGTAACCTCGTCCCGCCAGAAAGGCAAGGCTGCGGGCCACCGCCTTGAGGTTGATTGTCGCACGGGGGAGGCTCCTGTTTCGATATAATCTTTCAGGTCAAGCTGAAAATTTCCAGGATCACGTGTGGCATAGACAAGGGAGACGATATAATCCTTGATCTTGTCGTCCATGTAGATCGTGTTGACTGTTTTTCTTGAGGCAAGAATATCGTCCGGAGTGACAATGGGCAGGATGTCGATTTCATTGTCGGTTCCGTCAAAGGCATCCAGGATACGGCGCTCTTCCTCCATGGTCGGATAGTTGATTACCACCTTGAGCATAAACCGGTCCACCTGCGCTTCCGGCAAGGGATAGGTGCCTTCCTGTTCAATGGGATTCTGGGTGGCGAGAACCAGAAACAGCTCAGGCAGCGGGAAACTTTTCTCACCTATTGTCACCTGTTTCTCCTGCATGGCTTCTAGCAGGGCAGACTGCACCTTGGCAGGAGCCCGGTTGATTTCGTCCGCCAGGATGAGGGAGGCGAAGATCGGTCCCTGTTTGACCTCGAAACTTGTCTGGCGCGGATTGTAGATTTCCGTACCGATAATATCGGCGGGCAGCATGTCTGGAGTAAACTGGAGACGACGGAAATCTGTCTGTACCGCCTTTGCCAGGGTCTTGACGGCCAAGGTCTTGGCAAGGCCGGGTAGACCTTCCAGGAGAATATGTCCGCCGGTCAGCAGGCCGATCAGCAACCTGTCCAGCAGATGTTCCTGGCCGATGATCACCTTGGCCATTTCACGACGCAGGGGGCGACCCAGGCGGAGCCGAGTCTGACGGCTTCATTGATTTCCTGGACGGAACTGTAGATGTCGCCACTGTTGTTTTTGCTGATGGTTGGTGGTGGTGTTTGCATAACTGTTCCTTCAATCTGATGAAATGCGGGTGGCTACTGTATGACTGTTGAATAGTATTGACTATACCATGGAATAATTACGTATTCCTTTCATTAATATTACAATGTTGTAATGATACCTGAATCCAGCATTTTCCCACCCTCCGGGATTGCCAATTGCAGGATTCAGGTGATATGAGACGTGGAGAAAAAAAGAATGTGTCAGCACGTTTATTCAGAAAATGGATCAACTGATGACTGTTGAACAGGATTTGATGATATTTACCATATCAGGTGACAGGGTAAAATTTGATGGACTCGTAAAAACTCCGATCTACTGCGTTGTGGGGTGATCGTGTAATGCTCGACGTACTCTATGTACGCCTGCGCTTACACGACACCACCACGCCTTGTATATCGAAGTTTTTCCAGAGTCCATCTGAGAACGTTGAACGACTTTTTACGAGATCATCAAATTTAATACTTGGTGCTATTCGCTGCCTCAATTCGAAGTGGTGCTTATCGGCAACCGAACAGTGAATACGGCCCCCGTTCGATCATTCTGGAGGGATGACGCCCTTACACTGCCCTGGTGGTGGGCAACTATGGTCTGAACGATATACAGGCCCAGGCCAAGGTGAGGCCTCGTACCCTTCTGCTGTCTGAAAGAGACCATGGAAGAGAATATCTGTGTTTCAAATTCCTGCGGGATGGGTGTTCCCTCATTTATAACCCTGAGTTCCAGAAAATCATACTCTTGCCGAAGGTTGATTTCTATGGGTGTCTCTTCAGTGTGAAAACTAATGGCGTTTTCAATGAGTTTGTCGAGCATCTGGCGGATACGTGCCGGATCTCCATGGAGCATATGGGGGAGCTCCGGGGAATTGTACACAAAATTGATACCGGGAAAGGCCTGCTTCCAGCCGTGATTCAGCCACATTTCGATTGCCCGGCTCAGGTCAAAATCTTCCTTGAAGTCGTGGGTCAGGGCCTCGCTGAGGTTTGTGGCATCGCGAACAGCTGTCAGCAAGGTTTCCAGACGTTCAATATCTTCCAGGGCCCAGTCGAGATAGTCCCGAATTCTTGGGGATGGGTCACTCATCTCCTGGGCCATATTTTTTAATGAAGCAGAGATGCCCGCCAGGGGTGTTCTGATTTCATGTTCCAGGTTGTCCGCCATTTTCTCACGGTATTCAATCTGACTTTTCAGTTGGTCAAGCATGGATGAGAGGGTACGGGAAAGATCGCCGATTTCATCGCTGGCAGAAGAGGGGGCAATGGTTGTGATGATCTGACCGTTGCTGCTGATGGCTCGTGATGCCTGGTTGCCCAGTTTTCGGATCCGGGATGAGAGGCGTGAGGCAAAGAAGAGCAGGCCGAACCCCCGATAACAAAGGCAAGGACGGTAAAGGTGAGGGATTCTTCTATGACTTTATTCTGCAGGGCGAGAATGGAGTTCGTTGTCTGCTCAACCACCACGGCTCCTACAATTTTGTTCTGTTCCAGAAGGGGTACGATGGCTGCCATTATTTCCACCTGCTGTTCTTTTGGAAAATAGCTG
The DNA window shown above is from Desulfomarina profundi and carries:
- a CDS encoding ATP-binding protein, yielding MLDQLKSQIEYREKMADNLEHEIRTPLAGISASLKNMAQEMSDPSPRIRDYLDWALEDIERLETLLTAVRDATNLSEALTHDFKEDFDLSRAIEMWLNHGWKQAFPGINFVYNSPELPHMLHGDPARIRQMLDKLIENAISFHTEETPIEINLRQEYDFLELRVINEGTPIPQEFETQIFSSMVSFRQQKGTRPHLGLGLYIVQTIVAHHQGSVRASSLQNDRTGAVFTVRLPISTTSN
- a CDS encoding DUF58 domain-containing protein; the protein is MDSQLTRKILKQVRRIEVRTKRLVNDSLAGSYQSVFKGRGMNFDEVREYVPGDDIRSIDWNVTARTGIPHVKKFTEERELTIMLLIDISGSGDFGSKEISKRELMAEVGSILAFSAVKNNDKVGLLLFTDFTELYIPPQKGRTHILRIIREILFFSPKGKKTDLKLPLDFINRVIKRKCVTFLLSDFCFSDDFETSLQSLHPKLRVTARRHDLIAVVVSDPREFILPDVGWLALEDAESGEQIELDTSDPRIRKQYAELAETRRIKLKKTLRSAGIDIMDLSTDAPCLPVLTGFFGKRKGRVAP